One genomic region from Microcystis panniformis FACHB-1757 encodes:
- the speB gene encoding agmatinase translates to MLLSCATGSEQFLGSEAIASYATAKAVILPIPYEATTTYRKGCETGPAAVITASQQLEAYDEELKRETCLEVGIYTHDAIADTRQQPQLSAEEMLAVTTATVSRLIADDKFVVAVGGEHAITTGVVQAYRQALSDPFTVVQIDAHGDMRFEYEGSHHNHACVMRRVLEMGLPTLPVGIRAICREEAELIAKQQIPVIWDRDIARDADWIENAIAKISTEKVFLTIDVDGIDPALIPGVGTPEPGGLSWHHTLGFLRRLFQTHQVIGCDVMELAPISDSVVSEFTTAKLIYKLIGYQFTA, encoded by the coding sequence ATGTTATTGTCTTGCGCCACCGGTAGCGAACAATTTTTAGGGAGTGAAGCGATCGCATCTTACGCCACAGCTAAGGCCGTGATCCTGCCGATTCCCTACGAGGCCACCACCACCTATCGCAAGGGTTGTGAAACTGGACCGGCGGCGGTGATTACCGCTTCCCAACAATTGGAAGCTTATGACGAGGAACTTAAGAGGGAAACCTGTTTAGAAGTGGGCATCTATACCCATGATGCGATCGCCGATACCCGTCAACAACCGCAATTGTCCGCCGAGGAGATGTTAGCCGTCACCACAGCTACAGTTTCGCGTTTAATTGCCGATGATAAATTTGTCGTCGCCGTCGGGGGTGAACACGCTATCACTACGGGAGTAGTACAAGCTTATCGACAGGCTTTATCTGACCCTTTTACGGTGGTTCAAATTGATGCCCATGGCGATATGCGTTTTGAGTACGAAGGATCGCACCATAACCACGCCTGTGTGATGCGTCGGGTGTTAGAAATGGGTTTACCGACCTTACCCGTGGGAATTCGGGCTATTTGTCGAGAAGAAGCCGAATTAATCGCTAAACAGCAGATTCCCGTGATTTGGGATCGAGATATCGCCAGGGATGCGGATTGGATCGAAAATGCGATCGCCAAAATTAGCACCGAGAAGGTATTTTTAACCATAGACGTGGATGGCATAGATCCGGCTTTAATTCCGGGGGTGGGAACACCTGAACCGGGTGGCTTAAGTTGGCATCACACCCTAGGCTTTCTCCGTCGTCTTTTCCAAACTCATCAGGTGATTGGCTGTGATGTGATGGAATTGGCCCCGATTAGTGATTCGGTGGTCTCGGAATTTACCACTGCCAAGTTAATTTATAAGTTAATTGGCTATCAATTTACTGCCTAG